The genome window TTTCACTTTGAAAGTGGCTTTTATATTAACCTAAAACTGATAAAACATTAAATTGCAAATGAATCCCCCCAGTCAGAGTTGGGGTGATTGATAGACTTGTTAAACAAAgctaaattgaattaaaaaatgtCTAATCTTACCTGCACAAAAGTCTAAAAGCAGTTTAaacaacataataaatgtttcattAATAATGAAATAACATAATGACAGTAAAAACTATTCGCGTTTGTCAAATGTTAAGTAAGGTTACATGCTTGCTTGGATTTGCAGGTTAGCTGCGTTAAACTGTATCCGGATAACCATATATGGTCACAAGGTGCGCGGTACGATGGATGCCCAGCCAGTGACAAAACCCCAAAGTTAAGAAAGGGGCGGAGCGGCATGACTCATGCTCTGTGACTGCCAGCGCGAAagctctctctcacactctaTAAATTCGGGTGGCTGCTGGAAGATTTAATTGACAAACGCTCCTCAGAGGGATAAGACTTGGATTAGATGTTTTACGCCTAAATTGGACTATTGCTATCGCAAACGATGGAAAGCAAGACTGTAATGTTTTCGACGCTTTTTCTTGTCTGGCTTACGCTCGTAAACGGATCCCCAGGTAAGATTTTCGTTTTTCCTACTCCGTAAACTACTCAAAATATTAACTGTTTACTTATAGTATTGTAGTGTATAGTACTATAGTACTGTACAGTGCAGTATGACATGGTACAGTGTAGTATAACAATGTGAACTTTTCATGTAACGTTAGTTTCAATGTTGGGTCGCAATGGAAACTATGAAAGATACATGATGTTTCATACTGTATTGGTTTGACTGTAGTCCTCTGTCCTATTTAGCATCATTGAAAGAGGGCAGGCTTTTCAAGGCAACAAATGTCTCCTGGTCATCTTACAATTTCAAAACAATCCTATCATGGGGACCTAAACCTGTCAACCACACATATACAGTTGAATTCTCAAGGCAAGTACATCGATATCTAATTTAAAGCTTTGCTTTGGATTTGTTCATACTATTTTGTGATTTAAAATTCAACACAAAGTATTTATGTATTGATTGAAATCCTAAAGTGTGATTTCTAACCAAGCAACCAATGATTTTTTTCTGCAGAGTTGGTAAGGACAAACAGAGAAACCCTCACTGCATTAGAAGCACTGAGACTGAGTGTGACCTGACTAATGACCTGGACATAAAGGGGGTTTATTCTGCTGAGATCCTCTTAGAGTCTCTACACGAGACATCTGACTATGTGGACACTCCATTCACTAGATCAAAGACGTTCTGTCCTTATAACGACAGTGAGTGTCCAACCCTGCATTCTCAATTCTCAATTCTCAATTTTGATTTAAAGCAGTagcttaaatatttatttttttcctttagcTTTAATTGGAAGACCTGAGTTTAAGTTTGAGTTTAAGAAAAAGAAGATTGTGCTGATCATAAACGACCCCATCACAGCTTTGCACAAAGATGGCAGATCTCTGAACATCCGTGATGTCTTTAAGAAAAATCTCAAGTATAAGATTGAATACAACAAGGCTGGAAGCACTGGGAAAGTGAGTATGAGCGTGTTTACAAGATTGCATGCCATGCCTTTCTTATTTAAATTGCAATCCTTACAtgtttgttggtttgtttttagAAAACGCTGATTGTGGATGAGAGCATAGCTGAGTTTAATAATCTAGATGAGGATCAGAGTTACTGCTTCAGTGTGGCGGCATACATCCCATCTCGTAAAGGAGACAAGAGGGTCGGAGAGTGGAGTCTCCCCAAGTGCTCACCACAGGAGCACAAGACCTTGTTTGAGGGTAAGATTATTATGTAATCCTTGACGGCTTGCTTTTGACATTAATTAGGGTGGCACCCATTTTCGAGACATAGGAAGGTAGCAAAGGATTATGCGAGTGATTCAACTTTTGCTCAAAGATTTAGCTGTCTAGAATTGCAGTGTTATGGAAAACATGAAGGTTGTTAAGCATGAAGAGGCCTGATCAGGGTCAGGGGAGAGGAGGGAGGATGACACACACTGCCATTACTCACATTGACCAGAGCTGACAGCTGTGCTGAAAGGGCTTCATTCAGTTTTGTGGAAAAGCTCTGTTTCTGCAGTTTTTACGCAATATTTCAGTATCAATTTCTGTTATATAAtctattaatttttaaatttgaatGTTTTGTTATATCgtataaaagttagttttgctaAAAGATTATGAACTTGCCACACTTAAAGCTATATTTAACATACACACAAAAACTCACctggagtttttttttaaaacgcACAATATTTCagcattcatttttattatataatctaTTAATGTCTACATTTTAAAGTTTTGTTAAATTgtataaaagttagttttgccaAATGATTATGAACTTGCCACACTTAAAGCTagatttaacacacacacacacacacacacacacacaaaacccaCCTGGAGTTTTTTTAAAAACACGCAATATTTCAGCATCAGTTTCTATTATATAATCTATTAATATCTACATTAAGTTTTGTTAAATTgtataaaagttagttttgccaAAAGATTATGAACTTGCTAgacttaacacacacacacacacacacacacacacacacacacacacacacacacacacacacacacacacacacaaacccacCTGGAAAATTCAAACACGCAATAACTCTGCATCGATTTCTAATAATCGATTAATTTCTAAATGTAAAGATTTGTTAAATTGTATAAAAGTTAATTTTGCCAATAAATTTAAAAACGTTTCACACTTAAAGCTAAATTTGACAAACCTACACATAAAAACCCACCtggagttgttgttgttgtgtgttttttttttttttttttttttaacaatatttcagcaTCAATTTCGATTATATAATCTACTAATGTCTAACTTTTAAAGTTTGGTTAAATTGTATAAAAATTAGTTTTGCCAATAAATTGAAAAACGCTTCACACTTAAAGCTAGATTTGACACACACCTACACATAACCCACCTggagtgtgtttttttttgtttgttttttaacacaATATTTCAGCATCAATTTCGATTATATAATCTTTTAATGTCTAACTTTTAAAGTTTGGTTAAATTGTATAAAAATTAGTTTTGCCAATAAATTGAAAAACGCTTCACACTTAAAGCTAGATTTGACACACACCTACACATAACCCACCTggagtgtgtttttttttgtttgttttttaacacaATATTTCAGCATCAATTTCGATTATATAATCTTTTAATGTCTAACTTTTAAAGTTTGGTTAAATTGTATAAAAATTAGTTTTGCCAATAAATTGAAAAACGCTTCACACTTAAAGCTAGATTTGACACACACCTACACATAACCCACCTggagtgtgtttttttttgtttgttttttaacacaATATTTCAGCATCAATTTCGATTATATAATCTTTTAATGTCTAACTTTTAAAGTTTGGTTAAATTgtataaaagttagttttgccaAAAGATTATGAACTTGCCATACTTGAAGCTAGATTTAACACGCACACAAAAACGTACCTGGAgtttttttaaaacatacaatatttgagcgttattttttttattatataatctaTTAATGTCTACATTTTAAAGTTTTGTTAAATTGTATAAAAGTTAATTTTGCCAATAAATTTAAAAAACGTTTCACACTTAAAGCTAGATTTGACACACACCTACACATAAAAACCCACCTTATGAGTTTTTATTTCAGCATCAATTTCTATTATATAATCTTTTAATGTCTAACTTTTAAAGTTTGGTTAAATTgtataaaagttagttttgccaAAAGATTATGAACATGCCACACTTAAAGCTagatttaacacacacacacacacacacacacacacacacacacacctggagTCTTTAAACACGCAATCTattgatttaataaaaactacTTTATTAATTCACACATTAACATGACTTAAACAGATTTGTTAAAACTAAAACATTACAATTTCTACAACATATCTAGAACAAAACTACAACATTACAAACATTTAACTTTTAAATGAGTATTATTAAAAAACGAATTAAGTCTCGCTGTTTAAAGAGTCAATAAATTGAAACATTTGCTGaatgttttttttcaaccgtttctAAACTCAGTATTTCAGGATCAataaagctttatttatttattaaaaatacatttggaACTTAATAATTGAGGTTTgtgaatataaaattaaaataatttaaagtgaaacttgtaaaatgttgtttgttttttcttatttttataattgaagatatatttatgaaaaaaaaattaaggtattCTTAATATATCTTTCAAAAAATTGAGTTTTTCAACatgtttaacaaaaaaataaataataaacaaaatcttTTACATAAACACTTATCATTGAACTGTTATTTGAGCTGGATTTGACCAACAATTTAATGTGAATTTAAAATTGACAAGTTTGCTGTTTTGAGAACACACACCAAACTAAGCTTTCCATTAAGTAGATTTAATTCTTTAAAACAAATTCTGTTTTGtaaaaatgatttattaaaaatacaatttgttaatgatttttatttttattttttctccatAGAGTATGGACTGGCTGTGATTGGAGGAGCAGCGCTCATTATATTGGCTTTTCTAATTGCTGTAATCGTTCTGATCGTGGTTTGCTGTAAACGACTACAAAGACCAACAACGATTTCCAAGGAAACCATAGTCTAGACTCTGGTAAAGGGAATACGTTTCTGCTACTTGAGCTCAGAACGGGACGTACAGCTGGACTGTAACCCTTTTTGCGCTGAGCAGGACCTGCAGAGCAGCACTGGACTGGTTTCTATGAAACGCTAACACTACACGATATGTTGTACATATCTGACCTTCGCTTTTACTTTTGGATATGGTTGAATAGAActgtatttgtttattaaatggcattatttattattttcttaaatGTGTATTAGCTGCTTTGTGTATACAGTTTTATTATTagtagaaaaatatttattttttttaaatataatactcCTATGATCTTAACTAGATGcaacaaataaattatacttatgactatttccttttccttttttttgaaAGACGTACCAGAACTGTTGCTATCGAGGTATGATTTGTAATGACTTGCGTAAAAGAACTTGCACAATCAAAAACGGGgaagaatgtgttttttttttttgaggcagCAATTCAGTCCCATTTTTAAACAAAATCCCCTAATGACTGAGAAGGCATTGTTCAACAATCTAAATTTAAAGGAACAGAGACACAATAAGTGTTGCATTCTCATCTCAGTAGCTCACCCTTGTGGTAAAACTACAGTAAGGATCTAAAAGTATTTTCTTTTTCTGCTCAAGGCTTAAACTTGGACTTAAATCATAACTAAAATGCAAACAATTTTgcatacacaaccagtcaaaagtttttaaaccgTAAGATTTTTTAACGCTTAAGTCTGTttttctcaccaagcctgtatttattttatccaaaatacagcgaaagcattaatactgttaaatattttactatttaaaataactgctttctatttgaatatttcaaaatgtaatttattcctgtgatcaaagaaaaattctcagcatcattactccagtcttcagtgtcacatgatccttcagaaatcattctaatatgctgatttgctgttcaagaaacttattactgttatcaatatttaaaacagttgagtacctttttttaggattctttgatgaatagaaggatccaaagatcagcatttatctaaaataaaaagtttatgtaacattatacactaccattcaaaaactgGGAGTcagtataataattttttttagaaattaatacttttatttagcaagagttttaaattgatcaaaaatgatgataaagacatttataatgttacgaaataaatgctgttcatctgaactttctattcatcaaagaaacctgaaaaaaaattctactccgctgttttcaacactaattataatgttttttgagcagcaaatgaagctttgaaatcacaggaataaattcattttttaaatatattcaaatagaaaacagctattttaaatgataaaaatatctgTACCTAtataggatcaaataaatgcaggcttggtgagcagaggagacttctttaaaaaacattaaaaatctcacggttcacaaacttttgactctcAAAAcatgtctaaaattaaaatgaataactgaagtaaaagtaaaaaagattTACGTTTGTGCTTTTAAATAATACCACACAAGATAATTTCAATATGTTCTGTAAttcaataaaataagtaaaactggTTTGTAAGGCACAATGTATCCAGTAGGTTCTCAAACATATTATTAGGCTTCATTATATCTTAAAATAAACTTAAAGACCGCTCATTACAATTAAATAATACAGTTTCCACCTCATTATTGTACCAGTGACATACAACAGTATGTTATTGACAACAACATTAACCAGTGACTGTTCCAGTATCACAACTTCTATATTACAaatgcttgattcttaaaacgGATATCAAACCCAATGTTATTCCTTACAAAAATCTTTTCAGATAATGCGCACTAACCTCTCCCTGAGAGCTATTTATCCACAGAGTTACAATCCTTTCCCTCAAATGAAGAAAAGCTGTTATGTTTCAACAACATCTTATAATATAAAGTTATGAATTCATTAGGTACAGAATGATATTGCTTCAAATCCAGGTTCAGTCCCAACAGGCCTCATTCACAAGTCTGAatttctttttcatttaatttacaaTAACGATTTACGCAAATGCCCAGTGTCTTTATTATGATCCAAACTCCACCGTTTCCTTCGTGATGAGTTTGAACTCATAGTTTCCTCTTCCATCCATGTGCAAGTAATGCTGCAGTACAGAGAAACAAAGTTTTTAAACTTCATAGCACAAAACTTGAGGTTTTCTAATGAATTCTGCCAACTGTATAATGAAAGACAAGGGCAAAGTTGTACCTCGTGGTGCTTCCATAGTGATTTCCTGTGGGAGACTGTGAACAGTGTGATTCCAACCTGAAAGGAGGAAACAGATGATTCCAGCAGAGCTGAGGGAGACAGATGTTTCTATAGCAAACTCCCACAGGAGCAACAAACACATTCCAGACAGAAAATGAGCATAGTGGGCTGAGCACCTGTTCTAACTTCTCTAGATATATGTCCTACAATTCTTCTTTTTTCACACTAACATTTTTTGCATTCATTGTGAATAAGACAACAACATTTGACTACCTTTCGACAGTGGCTGTAGATGAAGTCCTCCACATCCACGCTTACAGCACTGGTGCACTCGTCAAGAATAGCAAACTGGGGTTTGTGGTAAAACAGACGAGCCATCTGTGCAATTCAATAAAGAGACATGAAAGATATAAACATTCCTTATTTCTTAAAATTCTTATACAGGCCACATTAATAggagttgaggtcaaacgtttgca of Garra rufa chromosome 10, GarRuf1.0, whole genome shotgun sequence contains these proteins:
- the f3b gene encoding coagulation factor IIIb; translation: MESKTVMFSTLFLVWLTLVNGSPASLKEGRLFKATNVSWSSYNFKTILSWGPKPVNHTYTVEFSRVGKDKQRNPHCIRSTETECDLTNDLDIKGVYSAEILLESLHETSDYVDTPFTRSKTFCPYNDTLIGRPEFKFEFKKKKIVLIINDPITALHKDGRSLNIRDVFKKNLKYKIEYNKAGSTGKKTLIVDESIAEFNNLDEDQSYCFSVAAYIPSRKGDKRVGEWSLPKCSPQEHKTLFEEYGLAVIGGAALIILAFLIAVIVLIVVCCKRLQRPTTISKETIV